In Limibacter armeniacum, a single window of DNA contains:
- a CDS encoding GMC oxidoreductase produces MENYYDYIVIGSGFGGSVSAMRLSEKGYSVLLIEKGKRIKDKDFPKSDWNIRKFLWAPLLRCFGFQKLTFFKEVFILGGVGVGGGSNVYGNTHMIPGDEFFENKVWAHYRDWEKTLTPFYDKAKFMLGTIPYTDFHREDEILKEVARDMGKEESFGGVNIGVYYGDPNKEIDPYFKGLGPARKGCQKCAGCMIGCRHNAKNTLEKNYLYFAEKFGTEILPETLATSISHDGAYYTVETKSSTKLFGKEKKSFRAKGLVVSGGVIGTLKMLLSQKFENGTLSKLSDKLGSNIRTNSEMLCGIANTDEKLNHGVAISSYFNPDKDTHIEVVKYNTESGAMGRLAAMAAGPGPGVVRIGKMIGHIISKPRQFLKATFKFRKWGDQSLILLVMQSLEESMKMVWKKGLFGGSMKFDSKSSKAVSAYIDIGQQVLYRYAEKVNGTPQNVLTEILFNTPMTAHILGGCPMGKNADEGVVNDKFEVNGYPNMYVLDGSIIPCNLGVNPSLTITTLSEYAMAQIPKKDGYHGKSLDEMLKEIESKQSVKVER; encoded by the coding sequence ATGGAAAATTACTACGATTATATAGTTATCGGATCTGGATTCGGAGGAAGTGTTTCTGCTATGCGCTTATCAGAGAAAGGGTACTCTGTATTGTTAATTGAAAAAGGAAAGCGCATTAAGGACAAGGACTTCCCGAAATCGGATTGGAATATAAGGAAATTTCTTTGGGCACCTCTACTTCGGTGTTTTGGGTTTCAGAAGCTTACTTTTTTTAAAGAAGTATTCATTTTGGGAGGTGTTGGAGTAGGTGGTGGAAGCAATGTCTATGGGAATACTCATATGATACCGGGAGACGAGTTTTTTGAGAATAAGGTCTGGGCTCATTACCGTGACTGGGAAAAAACACTGACGCCATTTTATGACAAAGCCAAGTTTATGCTTGGAACAATACCCTACACAGATTTTCATCGTGAGGATGAGATACTGAAAGAAGTCGCAAGGGACATGGGTAAAGAAGAGTCATTCGGAGGTGTAAATATTGGGGTATATTATGGGGATCCGAATAAGGAAATAGATCCATACTTCAAAGGATTAGGTCCTGCACGTAAAGGGTGTCAGAAGTGTGCTGGCTGCATGATCGGCTGCCGTCATAATGCCAAAAATACCTTAGAAAAGAACTACCTCTATTTTGCTGAAAAATTTGGGACAGAAATTTTACCAGAGACCTTGGCAACAAGTATTTCTCATGATGGAGCGTATTACACTGTTGAGACAAAAAGCAGCACTAAGCTTTTTGGTAAAGAAAAGAAAAGCTTTCGTGCTAAAGGGCTTGTGGTCAGTGGTGGTGTAATTGGTACTCTAAAGATGCTATTAAGTCAAAAGTTTGAAAATGGTACACTATCAAAGCTTTCTGACAAACTGGGTTCTAATATTCGAACAAATTCAGAGATGCTGTGTGGGATTGCCAATACGGATGAGAAGCTGAACCATGGAGTTGCAATCAGTTCATACTTTAACCCTGACAAAGATACACATATTGAAGTTGTAAAGTATAATACTGAATCAGGCGCTATGGGACGGTTGGCTGCAATGGCGGCTGGTCCAGGACCTGGAGTAGTCAGGATAGGGAAAATGATCGGACATATTATTTCAAAGCCACGACAGTTTTTGAAGGCTACATTCAAGTTCAGGAAATGGGGTGATCAGTCGCTGATTTTACTCGTAATGCAGTCATTGGAAGAGTCCATGAAGATGGTTTGGAAGAAGGGGTTGTTTGGTGGAAGTATGAAATTTGACAGTAAAAGCAGCAAAGCTGTCTCTGCTTATATCGATATTGGGCAACAGGTACTGTACCGATATGCAGAAAAAGTAAATGGAACGCCTCAAAATGTTTTGACAGAAATACTCTTCAATACACCTATGACGGCACATATCCTTGGCGGATGTCCAATGGGTAAGAATGCGGATGAAGGTGTTGTCAATGATAAGTTTGAGGTCAATGGCTATCCAAATATGTATGTCTTGGATGGCTCAATCATTCCATGTAACCTAGGTGTAAACCCAAGCTTGACAATCACCACGCTTAGTGAATATGCCATGGCTCAAATACCCAAGAAAGATGGGTATCATGGCAAATCTTTGGATGAAATGCTGAAAGAGATAGAATCAAAACAATCCGTTAAAGTTGAAAGATAA
- a CDS encoding DUF445 domain-containing protein: protein MTPLIKEIFLYLSIPLSSGIIGWFTNIMAIKMTFYPLDYIGIRPIGWQGIIPSNARKMSDKAVDLLTTNLLKIDEHFSQLDPEFVAKEMQASLLDLTRKTVDEVMMAEAPAIWEKTPQKAKQVVYDTAGSNIPSVVTKVMEDIGGSIKEMLDLKMLTLEAVSKDKRLLNTIFIKCGKEEFKFIEKSGFYFGSLFGITQMVIAYFYNPWWLLPLFGVIVGYATNWLALKLIFEPKKPIKVGPWTLLGLFLKRQKEVADEYSTIITERILTTERIFQYISRTSGRDRLKEILEHRLGELIDSTYDKVKDPVEIWVESEDAQKHLGIIKSIALFRFMQEFHICLEDIYPYADKTLNIRNILREKMEQLPYEDFEGFLRPAFQEDEMTLIIVGAILGGCAGALQFILLFS, encoded by the coding sequence ATGACGCCATTAATCAAGGAAATATTTCTCTACCTGTCCATACCTCTTTCCAGTGGGATCATTGGGTGGTTCACCAATATTATGGCGATCAAAATGACCTTTTACCCTTTGGATTATATTGGGATAAGACCAATTGGCTGGCAGGGCATCATCCCCTCAAATGCTCGAAAAATGTCAGACAAGGCGGTAGACTTGCTTACAACCAACTTACTGAAGATCGATGAGCATTTCAGTCAGCTAGATCCTGAGTTCGTTGCTAAAGAAATGCAAGCTAGTCTGCTTGACCTCACTAGAAAAACGGTCGATGAAGTAATGATGGCTGAAGCCCCTGCCATATGGGAAAAAACACCTCAAAAAGCCAAGCAAGTTGTATATGATACAGCAGGAAGCAATATTCCTTCAGTGGTCACCAAGGTGATGGAAGATATCGGTGGGTCTATCAAAGAAATGCTTGACCTTAAAATGCTGACGCTGGAAGCTGTATCCAAAGACAAAAGACTACTGAATACCATCTTTATTAAATGCGGAAAGGAAGAGTTCAAGTTTATAGAAAAGTCGGGATTCTACTTCGGTTCCCTATTTGGAATCACACAGATGGTGATTGCCTACTTCTATAACCCTTGGTGGTTGTTACCGCTATTTGGCGTCATTGTGGGTTATGCAACCAACTGGCTAGCCTTAAAGCTTATATTTGAGCCTAAAAAACCTATCAAGGTTGGACCTTGGACACTCTTGGGACTTTTCCTCAAGAGACAGAAAGAAGTGGCTGACGAGTACTCCACCATCATTACTGAGCGAATCTTGACCACTGAACGCATTTTCCAGTATATCTCAAGAACTTCCGGTAGAGATAGACTTAAAGAGATTTTGGAACATAGACTTGGAGAACTGATTGATTCAACCTATGATAAAGTGAAGGACCCTGTTGAGATTTGGGTAGAAAGTGAAGATGCACAAAAGCATTTGGGTATTATTAAAAGTATCGCACTTTTTCGCTTTATGCAGGAGTTTCATATCTGCTTAGAAGATATCTACCCCTATGCAGACAAGACACTCAACATTCGAAATATCTTAAGGGAGAAAATGGAACAACTTCCGTATGAAGATTTTGAAGGATTTTTACGCCCTGCCTTTCAGGAAGATGAAATGACGCTGATTATTGTAGGAGCTATATTAGGAGGATGTGCAGGAGCTTTACAATTTATACTACTGTTCAGCTAA